From the genome of Antennarius striatus isolate MH-2024 chromosome 19, ASM4005453v1, whole genome shotgun sequence, one region includes:
- the LOC137613892 gene encoding cholesterol 24-hydroxylase-like isoform X1: MAHFILSLAFQALIFLLLILLAAFLAYCIYIKHIHIKYDHIPGPPRDSFFFGNSPTIMHIMKNGLVHDKYLEWAEVFGSVYKFSFLHYVFIVVTSPEATKTILLSPKYPKDNFVYKTLFSVFGQRFLGNGLITVQDHEYWYKQRRIIEPTFNTLYLKGVMGTLNDRAEKLMDKLSEVSDNRTEANMVHLFHCVTMDVIAKVGFNVDLNLLQSTSPFLKAVENCFKGMIVHVSDVFFQFNPKNRPFVKEVRDSCRLLRASGAQWIKERRAAMQNGDDVPKDILTQMIKVVGKEESVTPEDEECIVDNFMTFITAGQETTGNLLASCLMEMARQPEILQKVRKELDDVIGMKQDISYDNLGQLVYLSQVLKETLRLYPPAPSTSRDLQEDVVMDGIHVHAGVICMFNTYVTGRMERFFKDPLTFDPDRFHPNAPKPYYCYYPFSLGPRSCMGQNFAQMEAKVVMAKLFQRFDFTLLPGQTRELMDTGPLKPKSGVMCYVTHRDHNK; this comes from the exons ATggctcattttattttgagcttggCTTTTCAAGCCCTCATATTTCTGCTCTTGATACTCCTTGCGGCGTTTCTTGCATACTGCATATATATTAAACATATTCATATAAAATATGACCACATACCCGGACCACCGAGAGACAG tttcttCTTTGGAAATTCACCAACGATTATGCACATCATGAAAAATGGACTTGTACATGACAAATATCTGGAATG GGCTGAAGTTTTTGGGTCTGTTTACAAGTTCTCTTTTCTGCATTATGTTTTCATCGTTGTGACCTCTCCTGAGGCAACTAAA ACAATCCTGCTGTCTCCAAAGTATCCAAAAGATAATTTTGTCTACAAGACACTCTTCAGTGTGTTTGGTCAAAG GTTCTTGGGTAATGGGCTGATAACGGTACAAGACCATGAGTACTGGTATAAACAGCGCCGGATCATAGAGCCCACATTCAACACCTT GTATTTGAAAGGAGTTATGGGCACCTTAAATGACAGGGCAGAGAAACTGATGGATAAACTTTCTGAAGTGTCTGACAACAGGACAGAAGCCAATATGGTCCATTTATTCCACTGTGTTACCATGGATGTCATTGCTAAG GTTGGTTTTAATGTGGATTTAAACCTGCTGCAGAGCACATCACCTTTCCTTAAAGCTGTTGAGAACTGTTTTAAAGGGATGATAGTCCATGTAAGCGATGTCTTTTTTCAG TTCAATCCAAAGAACCGACCATTCGTTAAAGAAGTCAGGGATTCTTGCCGACTGCTGCGTGCATCTGGAGCTCAGTGGATTAAAGAGAGAAGGGCTGCTATGCAAAATGGTGATGATGTCCCCAAAGACATCCTGACACAGATGATCAAAGTTGTTGGAAAGG AGGAAAGCGTGACCCCAGAAGACGAAGAGTGCATAGTGGACAATTTTATGACATTTATCACTGCGG GGCAGGAGACTACAGGCAATCTGCTGGCTTCTTGTCTCATGGAAATGGCAAGACAACCTGAAATACTGCAGAA AGTAAGGAAAGAGTTAGATGATGTCATTGGGATGAAACAGGACATCAGTTATGATAATCTGGGACAACTGGTCTACCTTTCAcag GTGCTAAAAGAGACTCTGAGACTTTACCCACCAGCCCCATCCACATCTCGTGATTTACAGGAAGATGTTGTCATGGATGGGATCCACGTACATGCAGGAGTCATATGTATG TTCAACACCTACGTGACTGGAAGAATGGAAAGATTCTTCAAGGACCCGCTAACATTTGATCCTGACAGATTTCACCCAAATGCACCAAA ACCTTATTACTGCTACTACCCCTTTTCCCTCGGTCCACGTTCATGCATGGGACAGAACTTTGCTCAG ATGGAAGCAAAAGTGGTGATGGCCAAGCTGTTCCAGAGGTTTGACTTCACCCTTTTGCCGGGACAGACTCGTGAACTTATGGACACTGGACCGCTCAAACCGAAGAGTGGAGTGATGTGCTATGTGACCCACAGGGATCACAACAAATAA
- the LOC137613892 gene encoding cholesterol 24-hydroxylase-like isoform X2, producing MAHFILSLAFQALIFLLLILLAAFLAYCIYIKHIHIKYDHIPGPPRDSFFFGNSPTIMHIMKNGLVHDKYLEWAEVFGSVYKFSFLHYVFIVVTSPEATKTILLSPKYPKDNFVYKTLFSVFGQRFLGNGLITVQDHEYWYKQRRIIEPTFNTLYLKGVMGTLNDRAEKLMDKLSEVSDNRTEANMVHLFHCVTMDVIAKFNPKNRPFVKEVRDSCRLLRASGAQWIKERRAAMQNGDDVPKDILTQMIKVVGKEESVTPEDEECIVDNFMTFITAGQETTGNLLASCLMEMARQPEILQKVRKELDDVIGMKQDISYDNLGQLVYLSQVLKETLRLYPPAPSTSRDLQEDVVMDGIHVHAGVICMFNTYVTGRMERFFKDPLTFDPDRFHPNAPKPYYCYYPFSLGPRSCMGQNFAQMEAKVVMAKLFQRFDFTLLPGQTRELMDTGPLKPKSGVMCYVTHRDHNK from the exons ATggctcattttattttgagcttggCTTTTCAAGCCCTCATATTTCTGCTCTTGATACTCCTTGCGGCGTTTCTTGCATACTGCATATATATTAAACATATTCATATAAAATATGACCACATACCCGGACCACCGAGAGACAG tttcttCTTTGGAAATTCACCAACGATTATGCACATCATGAAAAATGGACTTGTACATGACAAATATCTGGAATG GGCTGAAGTTTTTGGGTCTGTTTACAAGTTCTCTTTTCTGCATTATGTTTTCATCGTTGTGACCTCTCCTGAGGCAACTAAA ACAATCCTGCTGTCTCCAAAGTATCCAAAAGATAATTTTGTCTACAAGACACTCTTCAGTGTGTTTGGTCAAAG GTTCTTGGGTAATGGGCTGATAACGGTACAAGACCATGAGTACTGGTATAAACAGCGCCGGATCATAGAGCCCACATTCAACACCTT GTATTTGAAAGGAGTTATGGGCACCTTAAATGACAGGGCAGAGAAACTGATGGATAAACTTTCTGAAGTGTCTGACAACAGGACAGAAGCCAATATGGTCCATTTATTCCACTGTGTTACCATGGATGTCATTGCTAAG TTCAATCCAAAGAACCGACCATTCGTTAAAGAAGTCAGGGATTCTTGCCGACTGCTGCGTGCATCTGGAGCTCAGTGGATTAAAGAGAGAAGGGCTGCTATGCAAAATGGTGATGATGTCCCCAAAGACATCCTGACACAGATGATCAAAGTTGTTGGAAAGG AGGAAAGCGTGACCCCAGAAGACGAAGAGTGCATAGTGGACAATTTTATGACATTTATCACTGCGG GGCAGGAGACTACAGGCAATCTGCTGGCTTCTTGTCTCATGGAAATGGCAAGACAACCTGAAATACTGCAGAA AGTAAGGAAAGAGTTAGATGATGTCATTGGGATGAAACAGGACATCAGTTATGATAATCTGGGACAACTGGTCTACCTTTCAcag GTGCTAAAAGAGACTCTGAGACTTTACCCACCAGCCCCATCCACATCTCGTGATTTACAGGAAGATGTTGTCATGGATGGGATCCACGTACATGCAGGAGTCATATGTATG TTCAACACCTACGTGACTGGAAGAATGGAAAGATTCTTCAAGGACCCGCTAACATTTGATCCTGACAGATTTCACCCAAATGCACCAAA ACCTTATTACTGCTACTACCCCTTTTCCCTCGGTCCACGTTCATGCATGGGACAGAACTTTGCTCAG ATGGAAGCAAAAGTGGTGATGGCCAAGCTGTTCCAGAGGTTTGACTTCACCCTTTTGCCGGGACAGACTCGTGAACTTATGGACACTGGACCGCTCAAACCGAAGAGTGGAGTGATGTGCTATGTGACCCACAGGGATCACAACAAATAA
- the LOC137613892 gene encoding cholesterol 24-hydroxylase-like isoform X3 codes for MHIMKNGLVHDKYLEWAEVFGSVYKFSFLHYVFIVVTSPEATKTILLSPKYPKDNFVYKTLFSVFGQRFLGNGLITVQDHEYWYKQRRIIEPTFNTLYLKGVMGTLNDRAEKLMDKLSEVSDNRTEANMVHLFHCVTMDVIAKVGFNVDLNLLQSTSPFLKAVENCFKGMIVHVSDVFFQFNPKNRPFVKEVRDSCRLLRASGAQWIKERRAAMQNGDDVPKDILTQMIKVVGKEESVTPEDEECIVDNFMTFITAGQETTGNLLASCLMEMARQPEILQKVRKELDDVIGMKQDISYDNLGQLVYLSQVLKETLRLYPPAPSTSRDLQEDVVMDGIHVHAGVICMFNTYVTGRMERFFKDPLTFDPDRFHPNAPKPYYCYYPFSLGPRSCMGQNFAQMEAKVVMAKLFQRFDFTLLPGQTRELMDTGPLKPKSGVMCYVTHRDHNK; via the exons ATGCACATCATGAAAAATGGACTTGTACATGACAAATATCTGGAATG GGCTGAAGTTTTTGGGTCTGTTTACAAGTTCTCTTTTCTGCATTATGTTTTCATCGTTGTGACCTCTCCTGAGGCAACTAAA ACAATCCTGCTGTCTCCAAAGTATCCAAAAGATAATTTTGTCTACAAGACACTCTTCAGTGTGTTTGGTCAAAG GTTCTTGGGTAATGGGCTGATAACGGTACAAGACCATGAGTACTGGTATAAACAGCGCCGGATCATAGAGCCCACATTCAACACCTT GTATTTGAAAGGAGTTATGGGCACCTTAAATGACAGGGCAGAGAAACTGATGGATAAACTTTCTGAAGTGTCTGACAACAGGACAGAAGCCAATATGGTCCATTTATTCCACTGTGTTACCATGGATGTCATTGCTAAG GTTGGTTTTAATGTGGATTTAAACCTGCTGCAGAGCACATCACCTTTCCTTAAAGCTGTTGAGAACTGTTTTAAAGGGATGATAGTCCATGTAAGCGATGTCTTTTTTCAG TTCAATCCAAAGAACCGACCATTCGTTAAAGAAGTCAGGGATTCTTGCCGACTGCTGCGTGCATCTGGAGCTCAGTGGATTAAAGAGAGAAGGGCTGCTATGCAAAATGGTGATGATGTCCCCAAAGACATCCTGACACAGATGATCAAAGTTGTTGGAAAGG AGGAAAGCGTGACCCCAGAAGACGAAGAGTGCATAGTGGACAATTTTATGACATTTATCACTGCGG GGCAGGAGACTACAGGCAATCTGCTGGCTTCTTGTCTCATGGAAATGGCAAGACAACCTGAAATACTGCAGAA AGTAAGGAAAGAGTTAGATGATGTCATTGGGATGAAACAGGACATCAGTTATGATAATCTGGGACAACTGGTCTACCTTTCAcag GTGCTAAAAGAGACTCTGAGACTTTACCCACCAGCCCCATCCACATCTCGTGATTTACAGGAAGATGTTGTCATGGATGGGATCCACGTACATGCAGGAGTCATATGTATG TTCAACACCTACGTGACTGGAAGAATGGAAAGATTCTTCAAGGACCCGCTAACATTTGATCCTGACAGATTTCACCCAAATGCACCAAA ACCTTATTACTGCTACTACCCCTTTTCCCTCGGTCCACGTTCATGCATGGGACAGAACTTTGCTCAG ATGGAAGCAAAAGTGGTGATGGCCAAGCTGTTCCAGAGGTTTGACTTCACCCTTTTGCCGGGACAGACTCGTGAACTTATGGACACTGGACCGCTCAAACCGAAGAGTGGAGTGATGTGCTATGTGACCCACAGGGATCACAACAAATAA
- the LOC137613891 gene encoding cholesterol 24-hydroxylase-like: MAFFRIILTWALQAVVVLLFILFIVFLGFCLYIKYIHLKYDHIPGPPRDSFFFGHGLTIRKILQRDEFLHQTLLKWAEIYGPVYRVNLLHIVLINVSCPEATKEVLMSIKYKKDKFLHNKLFSMFGERFLGNSVITTLDNEQWYKQRRIMDPAFSSLYLKGLVDTFNEMAEKLMHKLSEVSDNKTEANMLHLFNCVTMDVLAKVAFGVDLNLLQNTSPFPRAVETCLKGMVCNIRDMFYQLNPKNRPFIREVREACRLLRTSGAQWIKERRAAMQNGDDVPKDILTQIIKAAGEEENMTPEDEECMLDNFVAFFIAGQETTANQLAFCLMELGRHPDILEKIQKELDDVIGMKQDISYDNLGQLVYLSQVLKESLRLYPPAPGTSRDLQEDLVIDGIHVPAGVICMFNPYVTGRMDRFFKDPLTFDPDRFHPNAPKPYYCYFPFSLGPRSCLGQNFAQMEAKVVMAKLIQRFDFTLLPGQSFEIRDTGTLKPKGGVMCYVTHRDKKK, encoded by the exons ATGGCTTTTTTCCGTATTATTTTAACCTGGGCTCTTCAGGCTGTCGTAGTTTTGCTCTTTATACTTTTCATAGTCTTTCTTGGATTCTGCCTCTAtattaaatacattcatttGAAGTATGACCACATTCCTGGACCACCGAGAGACAG ttttttcTTCGGACATGGACTTACGATTCGCAAGATATTGCAAAGAGATGAATTCCTACACCAGACATTGCTGAAATG GGCAGAGATTTACGGGCCTGTTTACAGAGTAAACCTATTACACATTGTTCTAATCAATGTGTCATGTCCAGAGGCAACCAAG GAAGTCCTGATGTCCATAAAgtacaaaaaagataaatttctCCACAACAAACTTTTCTCCATGTTTGGTGAAAG gTTTCTGGGTAATAGCGTGATAACTACACTGGACAACGAGCAGTGGTATAAACAACGCAGAATTATGGATCCTGCATTCAGCAGCTT ATATTTGAAAGGCCTTGTGGACACCTTCAATGAAATGGCAGAGAAACTGATGCATAAACTTTCTGAAGTGTCTGACAACAAAACAGAAGCTAACATGCTCCACTTATTCAACTGTGTTACCATGGATGTCCTTGCTAAG GTTGCTTTTGGTGTGGATTTAAACCTGCTGCAGAACACATCACCTTTCCCTCGAGCTGTTGAGACCTGTCTTAAAGGGATGGTTTGTAATATCAGAGATATGTTTTATCAG TTAAATCCAAAGAACCGACCATTCATTAGAGAAGTCAGGGAGGCTTGCCGACTGCTGCGCACATCTGGAGCTCAGTGGATTAAAGAGAGGAGGGCTGCCATGCAAAATGGTGATGATGTCCCCAAAGACATCCTGACACAGATCATCAAAGCTGCTGGAGAAG AGGAAAACATGACCCCAGAAGATGAAGAGTGCATGTTGGACAATTTTGTGGCATTTTTCATTGCGG GCCAGGAgactacagccaatcagctggctTTTTGTCTCATGGAACTTGGAAGACATCCTGACATACTCGAGAA aatACAGAAAGAGTTAGATGATGTCATTGGGATGAAACAGGACATCAGTTATGATAATCTGGGACAACTGGTCTATCTTTCACAG GTTTTAAAGGAGAGCCTGAGACTTTACCCACCGGCCCCAGGCACGTCTCGTGATCTACAGGAAGACCTTGTCATTGATGGCATCCATGTACCTGCCGGAGTCATATGTATG TTTAACCCCTATGTGACTGGGAGAATGGATAGATTCTTCAAGGACCCGCTAACCTTTGATCCTGACAGATTTCACCCAAATGCACCCAA ACCTTATTACTGCTACTTCCCTTTTTCCCTCGGTCCACGTTCCTGCCTTGGACAGAACTTTGCTCAG ATGGAAGCTAAAGTGGTGATGGCTAAGCTGATCCAGAGGTTTGACTTCACCCTTTTACCAGGACAGAGTTTCGAGATCCGTGATACTGGAACTCTCAAGCCGAAGGGTGGAGTGATGTGTTACGTGACCCACAGGGATAAAAAGAAATGA